The Apis cerana isolate GH-2021 linkage group LG12, AcerK_1.0, whole genome shotgun sequence sequence tggatTCGCgctataatttgtaaatttttacaatacagAACGTATCGACGAAAATCCACTCtatatattccaaatatattttaataaaatatgatatatatgttctttgttatataaatctaaaaacaatattaatattacaattaatattacaagttTAGGTTTTGATTGCATTTATTTACCTACTATTGTTAGTGTAACATGTTTGAAAAACATgttgaaaaacattttgaaaaatatcgatctctTGCAACAGAAATTACTGTATGCAATTTTagtttagatatatattaattctcgcTTTCTTGTTTCAATATATGGATGGCGAGGAACATTTTTGATTTgtgctaaaattattttaaatcgtattGTTCTTTGAGCACTCTTTAgacttcttaaaataaataaacaaaaaaagaaaaattcttcaaagatataaaattcttatatgtattattataaaaaatttaataataatataaatttttgttatattgtaatattttattataatatttaattattatgtatcattattattattctataatgaaTTGTGTAAAATCGAActatatacagaaataaatacaagtattttttattgaacatattatattgaaattgactgtatttgaaaattatatattagctattatttttttaatatatttaaattaacgatataatattatctaaaatctagtatttaattttaatttttaggaattttcacagaatttgaaaaaaaattctcaaaaatattcaagtaatTTACATAATGAGAAAGGAAATAAGTTATACAGTGTaagttttcgaaaagaaaataaaacgatatatatataaaatctttgagTCAATTTGTTTtggttttgaataatatataatataaaataattcagagAACATCTATAAAGAatagtaagtaatttttttatatttatgtatttgatattaataaaaaatattaattaaatttctttttattcaaaaaaaataaatataaaattcttttaatacaataacaattatttatattatattatattatctaaattaacacaattatctaatttaacaaaagcataatgaaaaagtgaaattcatattcataaattttttaaaagtttatctaataaaatagaacTTATAAAATTCAGTACATTTTGTGCTTTTTTCACATTATTCACACTACATTCTTTTACATTTGGATTTACATCTGAAGTTTATGTTAGTTTTATGTCAGTGATTTTAGTAGATTTATTAGTGATTTAAATCAACCCACTAATACATTTGGTCAGCTTTTGTTATTTCAAAGTTTTGCTTCACTTTTAGGACCATTCATTGCAGGAgtgtatacaataattatagtttttaatatcatataattttttataattaattttttttattttttaggatGGTTATATGATGGACTTCAATCTTATGAtcctgaattttatattatagatggtatgattattattagtggattgatattattttttatacctttatttaacaagaaattcaaaaaaaataaatatttaaaaaaataaaaatgtaataaacaattaatttaataaaatatttctttcatttagtTATtacttaattgattttttactaccatatatatatacacaggttgtctcaaatataaaaatatcggtttTATTTGTcaacaatttattaacaaaaaacacTGATCAATCTTGAAATCAATATCTCAAAAATCTTCATCTTAATTGTTCCCATAACACATcctatgtgtatatatattttttatttatatatacttttttaattataaaaattagattattttgattattattttgattaatctaaactttttattatttattaaatacaaatattgtaaaatatttgacactttattttattaaattttgaagtatagatattatatcatttcttgCATACTCACCCAAATATTCACATATTGTATTCACTGtttcaagttttaaattaatatcataatttattaaatgcttTATTatctgaaagaataataaaattttaattatttatttttaaaattatttaaattattatttaaaataattgatattaattatttctgtaattatatattctaatattttaaaattttcatctttctctATCATACTcataacaatatatacaaatacatattactttaatttaatttattacaaataacttaaaaaaaaaaaattattatatatatatatatatacaaaaattctatattgaattttaatttcataccTTCATCATCCATAATTTTTGAGATGGAAAATCAATCATAAATTCATGTAATTGTTTGTCCATAGATACAAATATTGTGTAAGATGATTTGTTGCTTAATATAAGTGTTGAATttggatttatattttccattacattacaactaatatataaaaaatttaatacatcatttttaaaaattgcagaaAATCTAAGATCAGgagcaattattttataaaaatattcacctttaaaatattgcactataataaaaagtgatatatatcgttaaatatatatattgttgagttatacatatttattaaatttttcactcaCTATATCTAGCAGCTTCtgctatttttctctttttcaataaaaataatacataagaattattaattatagtttcatttattttatatttcattaatagttTTCTTATATCAATCACTTTTCCATATGTAAATGGTAAAACATAATCAGTAATTGTATCAATACAaggcaatatattaaaatcattaatcattatctcaagaagatttaaaatacctaaaacatattttaaaacatattaaagaaaaaatatatttttattcatattatataaatgtataatatataataataaaatatttcatatatttaaatataaaatgcataccttgtacattatatttatttgcttgCCTAACTAAAAGTGGCCAAAAGTAATGTGggcgtaataaataatattttttacatattttgagCAAAAGAATAGACAAATTGTCATCTttctttaatgaataatataatgatattaaaaaatattttttgaatatctctttatttcccgtaaaattacaaaacaaaataatatcttcaattacctataataataaatatatttaattaaaaataaaatataaaaaatatatatatgtgcatattctttttaccattttagtattaattatatgttttaaaattaatctcagAATACTTTCAAATTGAGGATGTTCATTATTTAAACCTATGTTTGAAAGTGCCTTTAtagctatatttatataattaatatttattatttttaatatgatttctatttcattatttgaaatgatcttttttttttttagatatttatagatctaataaaaatgattaaattattaaatctttgtgatataacattaataacaatttactatataattcatcaaattCTTACAACATTAATATCttcaatgtaattattttctgctaatatataaattattttcaaaatatttatattattaaaatatatgttatttaaattacaatctttaattatttctttgattttaacaatattatttaatttagcataagtatacataataatagcaTATGTTTCATTAGttgcatttaatttatattgtttcattatatttagaatattatttacattttttatatctctgaaaaatattaatattaatattaattataattataataaatatgtaaatttaaatgtttatttaaaagataaatattatattaatatatataaaaataatatttacttaattaattagatgtatatatttacCCAGATTGAGAATATCctaacattaataaatcaaaaatagattttgatatagaaaactttaattttctcaTATCATGTAGAAGCATTAatgctttattaatatttcctttcatacagtaatatttaatatatatttcatatgtattttcatttggataaatttttttatgtgtcATGTCctttaataagtttataattgagaaattatgttcattttctatatataattttaaaagtatattataatggaGTACTGATATCTTGAAATCTTTGaatccaaaataaatataaaaaatatattaaattttgtttttatcttatattacatatttcttatatatttcatataataatattacatattttataaaattataaataatatattaaaaacatactGCATACAGTTAAAATTATCCATAAAGATTCTGCAAGTTTTATTCTATCTACTGGTAAACAAGTTACATTATTACACCAGTAaagtaataaaagtaatttatctgTATCTATGACatctataataaacaataaaaatattcttttatatatcaattataatattgtttatttaatatatatcatattataatattatataatgactTACTCGATGAATCTATAAGATCTATAATacttatcatttctttttttggtatACAATTGTTTACTTCCActtgtttatatatacttttaaatttttgacttatcaaattttttttatcattttcttcaatttgtgACATAAATACCATATTCctattaatataactattcataaattacattaataaaaatataataaatttgaaaaactaaccttattattatgttaaatgtTTTGTTACattgttgaataaaaaagtttgtCATTTTTTGgttttcaatgaatattttaaattttaaatgatttttaaaatgatttatacattgtaataaaatacctgacatgataatttaaaattatttaataaaaataatgtagcGTTTCTCGcagtatattttgtattatctaaCCTTATAATCATGATCATCCCAAtcaaacatatatacatatttttaaaaatataaatatttattaatttgtcattatagaaccaataataatttaacattaatcatttattagcagcatataaaaattacaaaacattacaaaaaatacaataaacatTTACTTTCAATTAAGATACAATAATAGATTCATCTTATTAGAtgtaacatattattaaatttaatatttaatatattatatatttgtgatatattaaaatagagattaaatgttatagatattagatatacatccaaaaatatattttaaaattaaattccttatttacttcttataattttatacaagattataaaaatttcattagtattataaataaaaaattcagaatttgACATTtagttttatacataaaaatatagaaagtaatttcagaaaatatatgaatattagaaaataaatataatataatgaaaaattattattaatgcaaGACTGatgcatgaaataaaatatagccAGTTAATATAAcctaatgttaaataaaattataaactgatatatcatgttatattttttttatattgaactttttttaaaataccttttaagatatttgctttcattatattagaaattatctaaaatattatcttaaattcaCAAAAGTGAAATAGTtttcacattttatattaaaatattacagtaGATTCTTTActatattaaaagtttcatttttgtataatattaacattaaattttaattattttacaaaaattcttcACACCAATCAGAGAGGCACTGATAACAATCACTAGATTGTTTTGCATTGGCAGAACATGCATCCTTCATCCattcttgaaataattctctattcttttttaaaaccaAGTATTGTCCAAGAACAACATAtgcctataaataataaatattaatatattaatttctatgtttagatataaatatgaatgcattttataatttattactttatttatataaaaaatattagttgttcaatattgattaaaataaataatattaagttttattatctttatatattttcaataatttattttcaaaaatttttataaattttacatttatttcacaataaataatgaatggcaataataaataaaaaaaaatattagcaaagtataaattatattaaattatattatataattagataaaaatgtattatacttTATCAAAACCAGCTGCTTCTAATCTACGTCCTAAAACTTCTCCAACTCCAGCAAGATCTGTAACAGGTTTATCACCCATTGGTTCAGCCACAAagtttttatgtttttgtGATGTGCTGGAcatgtttctaaaaataaaaataaattttttctttaataaataaaataatattgtataatacatatttatttctatattaaaaaaaaatatgaagactgaacaaaatataaaatagaaataattttttattatttaaaactaacattaaaactttatatacttatttatacacttttatttattatttatttaaaagtatttatacacttttaaatataatataaataattacgtatataaattatatacgtaatataaatttctgtaaaatacGTACATATCAAAAttcgtttttcataaaataaatttaagttatttgTAACACAATCACtgtataaaactatttttttttatatattgcaaatttataataatttaaacataaaaatttcagtttattaattgttcactttaagattataatgaactttctcgttgaaaaatacacctttaaaaattacttaaacaTAACACTATCAAAgttacatatataacataaatttatataaagttatagaTTGGAAactcatatataattttatacacataaaatctaatttctaTGTctgacaattttatttttctaatatattttacgctattaaaaataattaaaattattagaaaatataagaaaaatataagaagttaaaatgttattcaaatttaaatatgaaaacatgtatttataaaacattaaaaacattaaaaacatatatattctaaatttattacaaaaagttaattcttaatataaaaaaaacaaaattattacatattatattatataatatatatatcatatgtatcctatattataattgaaaatcatattattacattataatggAGAAGTTTGatgagaaatagaaatattataaataaattttagatatattttaataaaaatttaaaatgtgttttaaaaaataatataatttttttattataaaattatattataattttgaaaaatgaatcaaatttatcaaattatagcttcatacaatttataaatttgatatatttcagaataaaGTGTCGACACCATCGGTGTGTTTATAAGCAGAAAGCGTTTCGTTTCTTGTCTATTCATTTACGAAATTGGGTTATCGTTGAAAAGATGGAGCGGTcaatatgtgaaatattacaaatagaaatatatattagtattaaaacgatttaaattttattttaatttatcatagtgatgctgtaaaatttaaatttatgtgattatttgtaaaactatctaaaaaaattgcaatttttaacatatactGTGCTCCAATCACGGAAGAACCATTATGTTGTGTCAACGTAATCGACGGCAGCACTGACGCCTCTTCAGTAATTAACCAAACAAAATGGACACCAAGATAACGATTAAGCGAACATTCGTGCAGTAGATTTACATGGAATGTCCAGAAGAATGGGATTAACGTGTATGCTACAGtgagttttatttaattattgttaaaagttGATCTTTTATAGTTGGTCTTCTACTAAGTTTATACAAATTGCATATacgtttcattaatttaacaatattgaaaCTTAATTTTGACACTTCAATCTAGGATAAAATTTtgcgatattatattattttcatagatGTTCagtatacgaaataaaaatataatatttttttaatatttaaatacttttcattGATCTCTTTGAACTTTCATATTATAGTTGTTTATAAgtgctatttttatttttactgtaaaaaaaataatattatttccaaatatttcatttcgtattttatattttataataaattatatttcaattatacatTGACAAAtgtttaaatcataattaatttgattatattttacataatatttacttataatatatatttttttatattagtctTTTTTTGCAagtaaaaataggaaataataaaatgctcAATTATTATGTAGTATATaacacaatataattatatatataattattaaatattattaatattacacatgaaatctttctttttaatacacttatattagttttttgaattatagtttaaataattaataatttaatcacataattaaaacttttttgaaattgaaaatgaaacaattttttttttaaataataatcttgaaattaaaaaattaattttctatctatGCATTATAAGGTAAGCATaagattatcttttatatattttcaataataatattttatcaatataagtaatttatatatacatatcatggtcaaaatattaaaaaaattttttatattttttttattaaatttttcagtttttaatttttataaatggcaTAAAtcaataactataatatttattatgatttgttaaaagtaaaaaatatatatatatatattactaatattaaaaaacaaaaataaaaaattaaaaatttcattaaatttgtttttctagtattcattattaaattctataataaaattcattattatttatcaattatgtaatttcattttttttattacaatttgaatttttttatggtatatatatttatattaaattgataaaaaattaaattaatatgatattacataaaattgtaatttattaaaaatatatatacttatgcaTTCAAGTTAATATCTAAAAGACAGGATTGGTTAATCAAATATCCTGCCCTGGTATCCTACTTTATAAGGTAAAATCTGATTGGTTCTCTTTGTGGTATAATTCGGACTCCGCCTTACTACCGCCAATTGCGTTGTGTGTTTTTACCATGATATCAA is a genomic window containing:
- the LOC107998907 gene encoding leucine-rich PPR motif-containing protein, mitochondrial-like isoform X1, translating into MDNFNYFKISVLHYNILLKLYIENEHNFSIINLLKDMTHKKIYPNENTYEIYIKYYCMKGNINKALMLLHDMRKLKFSISKSIFDLLMLGYSQSGDIKNVNNILNIMKQYKLNATNETYAIIMYTYAKLNNIVKIKEIIKDCNLNNIYFNNINILKIIYILAENNYIEDINVIYKYLKKKKIISNNEIEIILKIININYINIAIKALSNIGLNNEHPQFESILRLILKHIINTKMVIEDIILFCNFTGNKEIFKKYFLISLYYSLKKDDNLSILLLKICKKYYLLRPHYFWPLLVRQANKYNVQGILNLLEIMINDFNILPCIDTITDYVLPFTYGKVIDIRKLLMKYKINETIINNSYVLFLLKKRKIAEAARYMQYFKGEYFYKIIAPDLRFSAIFKNDVLNFLYISCNVMENINPNSTLILSNKSSYTIFVSMDKQLHEFMIDFPSQKLWMMKIIKHLINYDINLKLETVNTICEYLGCVMGTIKMKIFEILISRLISVFC
- the LOC107998929 gene encoding barrier-to-autointegration factor B, with protein sequence MSSTSQKHKNFVAEPMGDKPVTDLAGVGEVLGRRLEAAGFDKAYVVLGQYLVLKKNRELFQEWMKDACSANAKQSSDCYQCLSDWCEEFL
- the LOC107998907 gene encoding leucine-rich PPR motif-containing protein, mitochondrial-like isoform X2; protein product: MTHKKIYPNENTYEIYIKYYCMKGNINKALMLLHDMRKLKFSISKSIFDLLMLGYSQSGDIKNVNNILNIMKQYKLNATNETYAIIMYTYAKLNNIVKIKEIIKDCNLNNIYFNNINILKIIYILAENNYIEDINVIYKYLKKKKIISNNEIEIILKIININYINIAIKALSNIGLNNEHPQFESILRLILKHIINTKMVIEDIILFCNFTGNKEIFKKYFLISLYYSLKKDDNLSILLLKICKKYYLLRPHYFWPLLVRQANKYNVQGILNLLEIMINDFNILPCIDTITDYVLPFTYGKVIDIRKLLMKYKINETIINNSYVLFLLKKRKIAEAARYMQYFKGEYFYKIIAPDLRFSAIFKNDVLNFLYISCNVMENINPNSTLILSNKSSYTIFVSMDKQLHEFMIDFPSQKLWMMKIIKHLINYDINLKLETVNTICEYLGCVMGTIKMKIFEILISRLISVFC
- the LOC107998907 gene encoding leucine-rich PPR motif-containing protein, mitochondrial-like isoform X3, with protein sequence MKQYKLNATNETYAIIMYTYAKLNNIVKIKEIIKDCNLNNIYFNNINILKIIYILAENNYIEDINVIYKYLKKKKIISNNEIEIILKIININYINIAIKALSNIGLNNEHPQFESILRLILKHIINTKMVIEDIILFCNFTGNKEIFKKYFLISLYYSLKKDDNLSILLLKICKKYYLLRPHYFWPLLVRQANKYNVQGILNLLEIMINDFNILPCIDTITDYVLPFTYGKVIDIRKLLMKYKINETIINNSYVLFLLKKRKIAEAARYMQYFKGEYFYKIIAPDLRFSAIFKNDVLNFLYISCNVMENINPNSTLILSNKSSYTIFVSMDKQLHEFMIDFPSQKLWMMKIIKHLINYDINLKLETVNTICEYLGCVMGTIKMKIFEILISRLISVFC